One part of the Paenibacillus silvisoli genome encodes these proteins:
- the leuC gene encoding 3-isopropylmalate dehydratase large subunit: MTKRTMFEKIWDNHVIHSEEGKPSVIYIDLQLVHEVTSPQAFEGLRMTGRKVRRPDLTFATMDHNVPTKDRYNITDPISKQQIDTLTQNCKDFGVTLFDLDSLDQGVVHVMGPELGLTHPGKTIVCGDSHTSTHGAFGALAFGIGTSEVEHVLATQCLQQSKAKTMEIRFIGSRKPGVTAKDMILGVIAKYGTDFGTGYVMEFSGEAIRSLSMEERMTVCNMSIEAGARAGLIAPDETTFNYLSGREYAPQGEAFDRAVAAWKELATDEGAQFDTVLEFDVDSLIPQVTWGTSPGMGTDITKNVPVPAELPTENERKAAEKALEYMGLTPGTPMSEIEIDYVFIGSCTNGRIEDLRAAAEIAKGYKVSERVTAIVVPGSGRVKVQAEKEGLDKVFTEAGFEWRDAGCSMCLAMNPDVLQPGQRCASTSNRNFEGRQGRGGRTHLVSPAMAAAAAIMGKFTDVRDWKIKSEVLN, encoded by the coding sequence ATGACGAAAAGAACGATGTTTGAAAAAATTTGGGACAATCACGTCATTCATTCCGAAGAAGGTAAACCGAGCGTTATTTATATCGATTTGCAGCTTGTGCACGAAGTAACTTCCCCGCAAGCGTTTGAAGGTCTTCGCATGACGGGCCGTAAAGTACGCCGTCCGGATCTGACGTTCGCGACGATGGACCACAACGTGCCGACGAAAGACCGTTACAACATCACGGATCCGATCTCGAAGCAGCAAATCGACACGCTGACGCAGAACTGTAAAGACTTCGGCGTTACGCTGTTCGATCTCGACAGCTTAGACCAAGGCGTCGTACACGTTATGGGCCCTGAGCTTGGCCTTACGCACCCGGGCAAAACGATCGTTTGCGGCGACAGCCACACGTCCACGCACGGCGCATTCGGCGCGCTCGCATTCGGTATCGGCACATCCGAGGTTGAGCACGTGCTCGCAACGCAATGCTTGCAGCAGTCCAAGGCGAAGACGATGGAGATCCGCTTCATCGGCAGCCGCAAGCCTGGCGTAACGGCGAAGGATATGATCCTTGGCGTTATCGCGAAATACGGTACCGATTTCGGTACTGGCTACGTTATGGAATTCTCGGGCGAAGCCATCCGCAGCCTGTCGATGGAAGAGCGCATGACCGTTTGCAACATGTCCATCGAAGCCGGCGCGCGAGCTGGTTTGATCGCTCCGGACGAAACGACGTTCAACTACCTGAGCGGCCGCGAATACGCGCCGCAAGGCGAAGCGTTCGATCGTGCGGTAGCGGCTTGGAAAGAGCTTGCGACTGACGAAGGCGCTCAATTCGATACCGTACTCGAATTCGATGTTGACTCGTTGATCCCGCAAGTTACATGGGGCACAAGCCCGGGCATGGGTACGGACATTACGAAGAACGTTCCGGTTCCTGCCGAGCTTCCTACGGAAAACGAGCGTAAAGCTGCCGAGAAGGCGCTTGAATATATGGGTCTGACTCCAGGCACGCCGATGAGTGAGATCGAAATCGATTATGTCTTTATCGGTTCTTGCACGAACGGACGGATCGAAGACCTGCGCGCTGCCGCAGAAATCGCGAAAGGCTACAAAGTGAGCGAGCGCGTAACGGCAATCGTCGTTCCTGGTTCCGGCCGCGTTAAGGTGCAAGCCGAGAAGGAAGGTCTGGATAAGGTCTTCACGGAAGCCGGCTTCGAATGGCGCGATGCAGGCTGCTCCATGTGCCTTGCGATGAATCCGGACGTTCTTCAACCGGGCCAACGCTGCGCATCGACTTCCAACCGTAACTTCGAAGGCCGTCAAGGCCGCGGCGGACGTACGCACCTGGTTTCCCCGGCAATGGCTGCAGCTGCTGCAATCATGGGCAAATTCACGGACGTACGCGATTGGAAAATCAAATCCGAAGTGTTGAACTAG
- a CDS encoding LysR family transcriptional regulator, protein MEFRQLQYVIQIAKEKNFSRAAEKLHIAQPSLSQQLSKLEKEIGVLLFRRTTNSVELTHAGAVFVDKAQNILDNIEQLKQELDDLANMRRGKLVVGSLSITGSHVLPIVLPIFNKEYPEIEVVLVEDTPSKLEQLTASGQTDLSLLALPLFEPSLEWVPIIEEEIMLAVPPDHPLAKLKDPVRVEQLRAEPFIVLKKGQGFRQNVMDICEKAGFEPHVVFESVNIETVQSLVAAGMGITFVPKMLMRDKADEKTPVYLRIAAPSPIRTLVIASRKGRYLSRAAEAFIDTMKSTLIK, encoded by the coding sequence ATGGAATTTCGCCAGCTTCAATATGTCATACAAATCGCGAAGGAAAAGAACTTTTCGCGTGCCGCGGAGAAGCTTCACATCGCGCAGCCTTCGCTTAGTCAGCAGCTGTCCAAGCTGGAGAAAGAAATCGGCGTGCTGCTGTTTCGCCGCACGACGAACTCCGTCGAGCTGACGCATGCCGGCGCCGTTTTCGTGGACAAAGCGCAAAATATATTAGACAACATCGAGCAGCTCAAGCAGGAATTGGACGACTTGGCCAATATGCGGCGCGGGAAGCTTGTCGTCGGCAGCTTGTCCATTACCGGCTCCCATGTCCTTCCGATCGTGCTCCCGATCTTCAATAAAGAGTATCCCGAAATCGAGGTCGTCCTCGTCGAGGATACCCCGTCCAAATTGGAGCAGCTTACGGCCAGCGGACAAACCGACCTTAGCCTCCTGGCCCTCCCGCTCTTCGAGCCGTCGCTTGAGTGGGTGCCCATAATTGAAGAAGAAATCATGCTGGCGGTGCCGCCCGATCATCCGCTTGCTAAATTAAAGGATCCCGTACGAGTGGAACAGCTTCGCGCGGAGCCGTTTATCGTCCTTAAGAAAGGCCAAGGCTTCCGCCAGAACGTCATGGACATTTGCGAGAAGGCCGGCTTCGAGCCGCACGTCGTGTTCGAGAGCGTGAATATCGAGACGGTGCAATCCCTTGTCGCGGCAGGCATGGGCATTACGTTCGTTCCGAAAATGCTGATGCGGGACAAAGCCGACGAGAAAACGCCGGTCTATCTGCGCATTGCCGCCCCTTCGCCGATCAGAACGCTCGTCATCGCAAGCCGAAAAGGCCGCTATCTCTCGAGAGCGGCCGAAGCGTTTATTGATACGATGAAATCCACCTTAATAAAGTGA